The proteins below come from a single Hydrogenispora ethanolica genomic window:
- a CDS encoding ABC transporter permease, protein MSVNQPVTANSWQRFCRGRKLDFWTVVIGIAFVTLALFLVFPFSSTVLRSFMTESGKLSFEHYIDFFRLPYYYRTLFNSLSVCVTATILASLVGLPLAYITARFNVWGKKLINLLIIMSLLSPPFIGAYSWILLLGRSGLITKWVQTFGIELPSIYGWLGIVLVFTLKFTPFVYLYVSGALGSIDRSLEEAAANLGMPSWKRLLTITFPLILPTILSAALMVFMSSLADFGTPMLIGEGFKVLPVLVYEEYMSEIGGNAAVASTLSVLIILCATAVLLLQKWVVGRKNYTMSALRPPEVKALSAGPRLLLTACCFAFSLVAVLPQIVVVVTSFLKTNGPIFVPGFSLESYTTIMYKLSRNIANTYAYATIAIIIMVLGGLLLAYVIVRRKSKATNLLDILIMFPYVVPGAVLGITLLVAFNKPPLLLSGTWMIMVVAYVIRKLPYTIRSSAAILYQIDPSIEEASINLGVSPMKTFFKTTARLMAPGVFSGAILSWVTTINELSSSVMLYTGRTATISVAIYTEVVRNSFGTAAALASILTFTTIISLLIFYRFSGGKEISL, encoded by the coding sequence ATGAGCGTCAACCAACCGGTCACCGCGAACTCCTGGCAACGGTTTTGCCGGGGTCGCAAGCTCGATTTTTGGACCGTGGTCATCGGGATCGCCTTTGTGACATTGGCTTTGTTCCTGGTCTTTCCCTTCTCCTCGACGGTTTTGCGGAGTTTCATGACCGAGTCGGGGAAGCTCTCGTTCGAGCACTATATCGATTTCTTCCGGCTCCCTTATTATTACCGGACGCTGTTCAACAGCCTGTCGGTCTGTGTGACCGCCACGATCCTGGCCAGCCTGGTGGGCCTGCCCCTGGCTTATATCACTGCGCGGTTTAATGTCTGGGGCAAAAAACTGATCAATCTCCTGATCATCATGTCCTTGCTCTCGCCGCCGTTCATCGGGGCCTATTCCTGGATCTTGCTGCTGGGTCGGAGCGGACTGATCACCAAATGGGTTCAGACCTTCGGGATCGAGCTGCCGTCGATCTATGGCTGGCTCGGCATTGTCCTGGTTTTTACCCTGAAATTCACTCCTTTCGTCTACCTGTATGTCTCGGGCGCGCTCGGCAGCATCGACCGTTCGCTGGAGGAGGCCGCCGCCAACCTGGGGATGCCCAGTTGGAAACGGCTGCTGACCATCACCTTCCCGCTGATCCTGCCGACGATCCTCTCCGCGGCGCTGATGGTTTTCATGAGTTCCTTGGCGGATTTCGGAACGCCGATGCTGATCGGCGAAGGTTTCAAGGTCTTGCCGGTGCTGGTCTATGAGGAATACATGAGCGAGATCGGCGGCAACGCCGCGGTGGCCAGCACCTTGAGCGTACTGATCATTCTCTGCGCCACGGCAGTGTTGCTGCTGCAAAAATGGGTGGTCGGCCGGAAGAATTACACCATGAGCGCGCTGCGGCCGCCCGAGGTGAAGGCGTTATCCGCCGGACCCCGGCTCCTTTTGACCGCCTGCTGTTTCGCATTTTCGCTGGTGGCGGTGTTGCCTCAGATCGTGGTGGTCGTCACCTCCTTCTTGAAGACCAACGGGCCGATCTTCGTGCCCGGATTCAGCCTGGAGAGCTATACCACCATCATGTATAAGCTCTCGCGCAATATCGCCAATACCTATGCCTACGCAACGATCGCCATCATCATCATGGTTTTGGGCGGCTTGCTCCTGGCGTACGTGATCGTCCGCCGCAAGTCCAAGGCCACCAACTTGCTGGATATCCTGATCATGTTTCCATACGTGGTGCCCGGAGCGGTGCTCGGTATCACCCTGTTGGTCGCCTTCAACAAACCGCCGCTGTTATTGAGCGGCACCTGGATGATCATGGTGGTGGCCTATGTGATCCGGAAATTGCCTTACACCATCCGTTCCAGCGCCGCCATCCTGTATCAGATCGATCCCAGCATCGAGGAGGCCTCGATCAATCTGGGCGTCTCGCCGATGAAGACTTTCTTCAAAACCACCGCCCGGCTGATGGCGCCCGGCGTCTTCTCCGGAGCCATCCTGAGCTGGGTGACGACCATCAATGAACTGAGCTCGAGCGTGATGCTGTATACCGGCAGGACCGCCACCATTTCCGTGGCGATCTATACCGAGGTCGTGCGGAACAGTTTCGGAACCGCGGCCGCGCTGGCCTCGATCCTGACCTTCACGACCATCATCTCCCTCTTGATATTTTACCGTTTTTCCGGCGGGAAAGAGATCTCGCTATAA
- a CDS encoding ABC transporter ATP-binding protein, translating to MSYDVNIARVVKKYGQFKAVDGVSVGIKKGELFTLLGPSGCGKTTLLRMIAGFNSIDEGEISFDQTVINDIPAHKRNIGMVFQNYAIFPHMSVFENVAYGLKARKLGSAEIAKRVEEALDLVQIGNFRDRQPAQLSGGQQQRVALARAVVIHPGILLMDEPLSNLDAKLRIQMRSVIKKLQRSLNITTIYVTHDQEEALAISDRIAVMRNGRIEQLDGPQQIYEQPANAFVAGFIGTSNFLAATLLRQDSAQGAEVLIAGKKKLVLPLKRPVGKEAVVSVRPEALELGEPAADELNGEIILATFLGDYINYEVALDNGQSIEVNEFAKETLRVREAGEKVAVRFQPAKIHLFEGTVKEASA from the coding sequence TTGAGTTATGACGTGAACATCGCCCGCGTGGTGAAAAAATACGGACAATTCAAGGCGGTCGACGGTGTTTCGGTGGGAATTAAGAAGGGCGAATTATTCACGCTGCTGGGGCCCTCCGGATGTGGCAAAACCACGCTGCTGCGGATGATCGCCGGGTTCAATTCCATCGATGAAGGGGAGATCTCCTTCGACCAGACGGTCATCAACGATATCCCGGCCCATAAACGGAATATCGGGATGGTCTTTCAAAACTACGCCATCTTCCCCCACATGTCGGTCTTTGAGAATGTCGCTTATGGGCTCAAAGCCCGCAAACTGGGTTCGGCCGAAATCGCCAAACGGGTGGAGGAAGCCCTGGATCTGGTGCAGATCGGGAATTTCCGCGACCGCCAGCCGGCGCAGCTCTCCGGCGGGCAACAGCAACGGGTCGCGCTGGCCCGGGCGGTGGTCATCCACCCCGGCATCCTGCTGATGGACGAACCCCTGAGCAACCTGGACGCCAAACTGCGGATCCAGATGCGTTCGGTCATCAAGAAACTGCAACGGAGCCTGAACATCACCACCATTTACGTGACGCATGATCAGGAGGAGGCCCTGGCCATCTCCGACCGGATCGCCGTCATGCGCAACGGCCGGATCGAACAACTGGACGGGCCGCAGCAGATCTACGAACAACCGGCCAATGCGTTTGTGGCCGGATTCATCGGCACCTCCAATTTCTTAGCGGCGACGCTCCTCCGGCAAGACTCGGCGCAGGGTGCCGAAGTGCTGATCGCCGGGAAGAAAAAACTGGTGTTGCCGCTCAAGCGGCCTGTGGGCAAAGAAGCGGTGGTGTCAGTCCGGCCGGAAGCACTGGAGCTCGGAGAACCGGCCGCGGACGAGTTGAACGGCGAGATCATTCTTGCGACCTTCTTGGGCGATTATATCAATTATGAAGTCGCCTTGGACAACGGCCAGAGCATCGAGGTCAACGAGTTTGCCAAGGAAACGTTGCGGGTGCGGGAGGCCGGCGAAAAAGTGGCCGTGCGCTTCCAGCCCGCCAAGATTCATTTGTTTGAGGGAACCGTGAAGGAGGCCTCGGCATGA
- a CDS encoding ABC transporter substrate-binding protein, producing MKKWSILLLISVLCIGLFSGYGMGAGKSLTVYSSHPADLINPIVKEFQERTGITVDVVAAGTGELLKRVQAESGNPLGDVVWGGGAESLDAFKTYFHPYKTSSDKFIPKNNKEKKHLWTGFTGLPMVIMYNKKLVKTEDVPKGWADLIQPKFKGKIACADPAKSGSSYTTVVTILSAFGKDNGKGWAFIGKLIKNLDGKILSSSTSVYKGVADGEYSLGLTFEEAAANYIKAGADVGIVYPKEGTSAVPDGAAIIKGAKNLDAAKKFMDFIVSTDVQTIVTKTLGRRSIRNDIPAPEGLINMKEIKLVKYDFAYASEKKAEVLAKWKDIVIGK from the coding sequence GTGAAAAAGTGGAGTATTCTGTTGTTGATCAGCGTATTGTGCATCGGCCTGTTCAGCGGGTACGGCATGGGGGCCGGCAAATCGTTGACGGTCTATTCGTCCCATCCGGCCGACTTGATCAACCCGATTGTGAAAGAGTTTCAAGAACGGACCGGCATCACCGTTGACGTGGTCGCGGCCGGCACCGGCGAACTGCTCAAAAGGGTTCAGGCCGAGAGCGGAAATCCCTTGGGCGATGTAGTCTGGGGCGGCGGCGCCGAGTCCTTGGACGCTTTCAAGACCTATTTCCATCCCTACAAGACCAGCTCCGACAAGTTCATTCCCAAGAACAACAAGGAAAAGAAGCATTTATGGACCGGCTTTACCGGGCTGCCCATGGTCATCATGTACAACAAGAAGTTAGTGAAGACCGAGGATGTTCCCAAAGGTTGGGCCGATCTGATTCAACCGAAATTCAAAGGCAAAATCGCCTGCGCCGATCCTGCCAAATCCGGTTCCTCCTATACCACGGTGGTGACGATCCTCTCCGCTTTCGGAAAGGATAACGGCAAAGGCTGGGCCTTTATCGGCAAACTCATCAAAAATCTGGACGGCAAGATCTTATCCAGCTCGACCTCGGTTTACAAGGGAGTGGCCGACGGCGAGTACAGCCTGGGCCTCACCTTTGAAGAAGCGGCGGCCAATTACATCAAGGCCGGCGCCGATGTGGGAATCGTCTATCCGAAGGAAGGAACCTCGGCCGTTCCCGATGGCGCGGCGATCATCAAAGGCGCCAAGAACCTCGATGCCGCCAAGAAATTCATGGACTTCATCGTCAGCACCGATGTCCAGACCATCGTCACCAAGACCTTGGGCCGGCGTTCGATCCGCAATGATATTCCCGCTCCCGAGGGCTTAATCAATATGAAAGAGATCAAGCTGGTCAAGTACGACTTTGCCTACGCTTCCGAAAAGAAGGCCGAAGTATTGGCCAAGTGGAAAGACATCGTTATCGGCAAGTAA
- the mgrA gene encoding L-glyceraldehyde 3-phosphate reductase, with the protein MDYSANPERYGTMKYNRCGRSGLKLPAISLGLWHNFGGVTLYENSRAMVRRAFDLGITHFDLANNYGPPPGSAEENFGRILRTDLHGYRDELIISTKAGYLMWPGPYGDWGSRKYLLASLDQSLKRLGLEYVDIFYSHRPDPETPLEETMSALDQAVRQGKALYAGISNYKPAEARQAIRILRELGTPCLIHQPSYSMFNRWVEEGLLDLLAEEGVGSIAFSPLAKGLLTDRYLNGIPADSRAAGSSVFLKPEDITTEKVAKVRRLNELAASRGQSLAQMALAWVLRGGRVTSVLIGASKVSQIEDCVRTIARLDFSADELAAVEGILQS; encoded by the coding sequence ATGGACTATTCCGCCAATCCCGAACGGTACGGCACGATGAAATACAACCGCTGCGGCCGGAGCGGCCTGAAACTCCCCGCGATCTCCCTGGGCCTCTGGCATAATTTCGGCGGGGTCACGCTCTATGAGAACAGCCGGGCGATGGTCCGGCGGGCCTTCGATCTGGGGATCACCCATTTCGACCTGGCCAATAATTACGGACCGCCGCCCGGCTCGGCCGAAGAGAATTTCGGCCGGATTCTGAGGACCGATCTCCACGGTTACCGGGATGAGCTGATCATCTCCACCAAGGCCGGTTACCTGATGTGGCCCGGTCCTTACGGCGACTGGGGTTCCCGCAAATATCTCCTGGCCAGCCTGGATCAGAGCTTGAAACGCCTGGGCCTGGAGTATGTGGATATTTTCTATTCGCACCGGCCCGATCCGGAGACGCCGCTGGAAGAGACCATGTCCGCCCTGGATCAGGCGGTCCGGCAGGGCAAGGCGCTGTACGCCGGGATCTCCAACTACAAGCCGGCGGAAGCGCGGCAAGCCATCCGCATCCTGCGCGAACTGGGAACCCCCTGCCTGATTCACCAGCCGTCCTATTCCATGTTCAACCGCTGGGTCGAGGAGGGACTGCTGGATCTTCTGGCCGAAGAAGGGGTGGGCAGCATCGCCTTTTCGCCGTTGGCCAAGGGTTTGCTGACGGACCGCTATCTGAACGGCATCCCCGCCGATTCGCGGGCCGCCGGTTCCAGCGTCTTTTTGAAGCCGGAGGACATCACTACGGAGAAGGTGGCCAAGGTCCGCCGCCTGAACGAACTGGCGGCCAGCCGCGGCCAGAGCCTGGCCCAGATGGCCCTGGCCTGGGTGTTGCGGGGCGGCCGGGTGACCTCCGTATTGATCGGCGCCAGCAAGGTCAGCCAGATTGAGGATTGCGTGCGAACCATCGCGCGGCTCGATTTCAGCGCCGACGAGTTGGCGGCGGTCGAGGGTATTCTGCAATCGTAA
- a CDS encoding ABC transporter ATP-binding protein, producing the protein MSHKPHNFLRFLAYVRPYWGYIAAAIGGGIIKFTVPLLVPQITRYLLDQVYLNPQLSTAAKLHQLWLTTGGMIAIFLLIWVPGTYIRHYSAAKAGIRSVFDLRCDLYERILRMSASFFQRHKSGAIVSRMISDISLAQNLVGNALTNVWMDAVSLTVVLYFLCRIDLSLTLVALATFPVYIYFYRVLGGKLKSSSGQIQREIADISGSIQEKIAGNVVVRAFNAEKNEEELFNRDSEKLFSTTMESVYYHSLSLTVTGVLTNLAPLLVTLYGGWQVIHGDLTVGELVAVGLYLNPLYLPLQRFSELNVVFANSMAALDRIFEIIDEEPEIVDPPQAVEPKTCSGALDFRNVCFSYPQGEPVLRHISFAVEPGQKIALVGHSGSGKSTLVSLIPRFYDLESGAILLDGVELTRLKLKFLRDQVGIVLQDPILFSGSIRDNIRYGNPRASEAQVIEACKAANAYDFIRRLPQGLDTEVGERGALLSGGQKQRLTIARAFLKSPRILILDEATSSLDTESEQLVQEALDRLMVQRTTIIIAHRLSTVVNADRILVLHHGTIVETGTHAELLNAGTIYHQLYSRQFAAN; encoded by the coding sequence ATGTCCCACAAGCCCCACAATTTCCTGCGTTTTCTGGCTTACGTCCGGCCGTACTGGGGTTACATCGCGGCGGCGATCGGCGGCGGCATCATCAAATTCACCGTTCCCTTGCTGGTGCCGCAGATCACCCGGTATCTCCTGGACCAGGTCTATCTGAATCCCCAGCTTTCCACAGCCGCCAAGCTGCATCAGCTCTGGCTGACCACCGGCGGCATGATCGCCATCTTCCTCCTGATCTGGGTGCCCGGCACTTACATCCGGCATTATTCCGCCGCGAAAGCGGGCATCCGTTCCGTCTTCGATCTCCGTTGCGACCTGTACGAACGGATCCTGCGGATGTCGGCCTCTTTCTTTCAGCGCCACAAATCGGGGGCGATCGTCTCCCGGATGATCAGCGACATCAGTCTGGCCCAAAACCTGGTCGGCAATGCGCTGACCAATGTCTGGATGGATGCGGTCTCGCTCACCGTGGTACTGTACTTCCTCTGCCGGATCGATCTCTCGCTGACCCTGGTGGCCCTGGCCACTTTCCCGGTTTATATCTACTTCTACCGGGTGCTGGGAGGCAAGCTGAAATCCTCCAGCGGCCAGATCCAGCGGGAGATCGCCGATATCTCCGGCTCCATCCAGGAGAAGATCGCCGGGAATGTGGTGGTGCGGGCCTTTAACGCCGAGAAAAACGAGGAAGAGCTGTTCAACCGGGATTCGGAGAAGCTCTTCAGCACCACCATGGAGAGCGTCTATTACCACAGTCTGAGTCTGACCGTCACCGGCGTGCTGACCAACCTGGCGCCGCTGCTGGTGACCCTTTACGGCGGCTGGCAGGTGATCCACGGCGACCTGACCGTCGGCGAGCTGGTGGCGGTGGGCCTGTACTTGAACCCGCTCTACCTGCCCCTGCAACGCTTCTCCGAACTGAACGTCGTCTTCGCCAATTCCATGGCCGCCCTGGACCGGATCTTCGAGATCATCGACGAGGAGCCGGAGATCGTCGATCCGCCGCAGGCAGTGGAACCGAAAACCTGCTCGGGCGCGCTCGATTTCCGGAATGTCTGCTTCTCCTATCCCCAAGGCGAGCCGGTGCTGCGCCATATCAGCTTCGCGGTGGAGCCGGGCCAGAAGATCGCCCTGGTCGGCCACAGCGGCTCGGGAAAATCCACCCTGGTCAGCCTGATCCCGCGCTTTTACGATCTGGAGTCCGGCGCCATTCTGCTGGACGGCGTCGAGTTGACGCGGTTGAAGCTGAAATTCCTGCGCGATCAGGTCGGAATCGTCCTGCAGGATCCGATCCTTTTCAGCGGCTCGATCCGCGACAATATCCGCTACGGCAATCCCCGGGCGAGCGAGGCCCAGGTGATCGAGGCCTGCAAGGCGGCCAACGCCTACGATTTTATCCGGCGCCTGCCGCAGGGGTTGGATACCGAGGTGGGCGAACGGGGCGCGCTGCTCTCCGGCGGTCAGAAACAACGGCTGACCATCGCCCGGGCCTTCTTGAAAAGCCCCAGGATTCTGATTCTCGATGAAGCCACCTCCAGCCTGGACACGGAATCGGAGCAACTGGTCCAGGAGGCGCTCGACCGCCTGATGGTCCAGCGCACCACCATCATCATCGCCCACCGCCTGTCGACCGTGGTCAACGCCGACCGGATCCTGGTGCTGCACCACGGCACGATCGTCGAGACCGGCACCCACGCCGAACTGCTCAACGCGGGCACGATCTACCATCAACTCTATTCCCGCCAGTTCGCGGCAAACTGA